The following nucleotide sequence is from Thermostaphylospora chromogena.
CTGGTCAAGGACGGTGAGGTCGGCGAAGACGAGGTCCGGCGTGCGGAGAAGGAGCTCGACGAGCTTACTCAGAAGCACGTCGCCAAGATCGACGAGCTGCTCAAGCACAAGGAAGCCGAGCTGCTCGAAGTCTGACTCGAACGGGGACCGGGAACGTCCGGCGGTTCGAGTGAGCTGGCACGACCGTGGTCCGGCGCGCCGCTCGGCCATGTGCTGGATCATGCACAAGAGAGTGGGACCTCGTGGAAGCTGCGGCGGAGGGGGTCATGCCCCCGGAGGGTGCCGTGCCGACGGCTGGTGGAGGAACGCGCGGCGGCGCGGCGGCCCCGGATGCCGTGAAGACCGCCGCCGATGGTCTGCCGGGGAAGGCGGAATCGCCCTCCGCGGGTTCGCCGTCGGCGCTTGCGACATCGACGTCTACGGAGTCGCCGGAGGCCGCGGACGCGCGCTCGGGGAAACGAGCCGCGGAGGCGGTGCCGGTGAGTGACGGGTCGGCGAGCGGAAGAAGCGACGCGAGGAGCGGAGGGCGCGCCGGACGCAACCTTCCGGCGGCGATCGCGGTCGGTGTGGGGCTCGGCGCACTGGTCGTCGGCACCCTCTACACCGTCAAGTCGCTGTTTCTGATCGTCGTGCTGGCGGCGGTGGGCATCGGCGTCACCGAACTGGTCAAGGCCCTGTCCACCAAAGACATCCGGGTTCCGCTCGTTCCGGTGCTCGCGGGGATGCCTGTCATGCTCGCGGGCGCCTACTGGGGCGGGCCGGGCTGGCTGGTCGGCGCTTTCGCGGTGACCGTGTTCGTCGTCCTGGGCTGGCGCATGCTGCGCGGCGAGCAGCAGGGGTATGTCCGGGACGCGGCGGCGAGCGTGCTGGTCACCGTCTACCCGACGATGCTGGCCGGGTTCGTCGGCCTGCTGCTGGCGCCCGACGACGGCCGCGAGCGCGTGGTGATCTTCATCGCGGTCACCATCGCCAGCGACATC
It contains:
- a CDS encoding phosphatidate cytidylyltransferase; this encodes MSDGSASGRSDARSGGRAGRNLPAAIAVGVGLGALVVGTLYTVKSLFLIVVLAAVGIGVTELVKALSTKDIRVPLVPVLAGMPVMLAGAYWGGPGWLVGAFAVTVFVVLGWRMLRGEQQGYVRDAAASVLVTVYPTMLAGFVGLLLAPDDGRERVVIFIAVTIASDIGGYVAGVLFGKHKMAPAISPKKTWEGFTGSALACMVIGGWLVTWLLDGALWQGVLLGAVAVVFATLGDLIESVIKRDLGLKDLGTLLPGHGGLMDRLDSLVATLVPVWVLLALFTG